In the genome of Elusimicrobiota bacterium, one region contains:
- the tsaE gene encoding tRNA (adenosine(37)-N6)-threonylcarbamoyltransferase complex ATPase subunit type 1 TsaE, producing MVVTSRSEEQTLSLGRRLGRLLKGFDVVCLDGDLGSGKTTFTRGLAQGAGSRSRVASPTFALARIYRSPRWLIYHVDLYRVGPEETRDIGLEEFTSDPRGICVVEWPRAGEAYYPKDRLEVRLSHLRRGRRLRFVGKGPRSRRIIRRLGLN from the coding sequence ATGGTCGTGACGAGCCGGAGCGAAGAGCAGACCTTGAGCCTCGGCCGCCGCTTGGGCCGGCTCCTCAAAGGCTTCGACGTGGTCTGCCTGGACGGCGACCTGGGCAGCGGCAAGACCACCTTCACCAGGGGCCTGGCCCAGGGCGCGGGCTCGCGCAGCCGCGTGGCCAGCCCCACCTTCGCTTTGGCCCGCATCTACCGCAGCCCCCGCTGGCTCATCTACCACGTGGACCTCTACCGGGTCGGCCCGGAGGAGACCCGCGACATCGGCCTCGAGGAGTTCACCTCCGACCCCCGCGGCATCTGCGTCGTGGAATGGCCCCGGGCCGGCGAAGCCTATTATCCCAAGGACCGCCTGGAAGTCCGCCTCTCGCATCTCAGGCGCGGCCGCCGGCTGCGCTTCGTGGGCAAGGGGCCGCGTTCGCGCCGGATCATCCGCCGGCTGGGGCTCAATTGA
- the tsaB gene encoding tRNA (adenosine(37)-N6)-threonylcarbamoyltransferase complex dimerization subunit type 1 TsaB, with protein sequence MNLFAIDTTGAELSLALQTEGRLFSFSRELAAPNDETLLPQAQRLLKKAGLAWKDLDAVVAASGPGRFTGIRIGMSFAAVLARRLGIPALAVSRFEALAAKTPGRLVCAVLPGWRDEMFYQLFRRARPAAAPVWASAQEWSQAKAEMASRGAVLAQTAVRAQDLLPCAERLLRRKRRPRFEPLYLKPASYELKHKAGAAG encoded by the coding sequence TTGAACCTCTTCGCCATCGACACCACCGGGGCCGAGCTCAGCCTGGCCCTGCAGACCGAAGGCAGGCTCTTCTCTTTCTCCCGCGAGCTCGCCGCTCCCAACGACGAGACCCTCCTGCCCCAGGCGCAGCGGCTCTTGAAGAAGGCTGGTCTGGCCTGGAAGGACCTCGACGCCGTCGTCGCGGCCAGCGGCCCCGGACGCTTCACCGGCATCCGCATCGGCATGTCCTTCGCCGCGGTCCTGGCCCGGCGCCTGGGCATACCGGCCCTCGCCGTCTCGCGGTTCGAGGCCCTCGCGGCCAAGACCCCCGGCCGGCTCGTCTGCGCCGTCCTGCCCGGCTGGCGCGACGAGATGTTCTACCAACTCTTCCGGAGGGCTCGGCCCGCCGCTGCGCCGGTCTGGGCCAGCGCCCAGGAATGGTCCCAGGCCAAAGCCGAGATGGCTTCCCGCGGCGCGGTGCTTGCGCAAACCGCTGTGCGCGCCCAGGACCTCCTGCCCTGCGCCGAGCGCCTCTTGCGCCGCAAACGCCGGCCCCGCTTCGAGCCCCTCTACCTCAAGCCGGCCTCTTATGAACTCAAGCACAAGGCCGGCGCAGCCGGCTGA
- the ispE gene encoding 4-(cytidine 5'-diphospho)-2-C-methyl-D-erythritol kinase yields MIKVQCPAKVNLFLEVTGRRPDGYHRLATLFAKINLYDVLELETVPKGVTLEIVSEDSLSAGPDNLVFRAAEAFIKAFRVDGGARLRLTKRIPMGAGLGGGSSDAAGTLLGLAKIFDLRLDARRKAVLRRLAAGLGADVPFFLHPAPFCLGQGIGDRLKPVRIAKSLPYMVLVYPGLHVSTVAAYKALPMPPPPRSVVLTRLSQLDRLIRSLQRGRPVEEWEGLMFNRLESAELPVLAQVEAARRVLLQLGVRGARMSGSGSSVFGFVASHSEGEAALERLRGYPWKGFLTSCAG; encoded by the coding sequence ATGATCAAGGTCCAGTGCCCGGCCAAGGTCAACCTCTTCCTGGAGGTGACGGGCCGCAGACCCGACGGCTATCACCGCCTCGCCACGCTCTTCGCCAAGATCAACCTCTACGACGTGCTGGAGTTGGAGACCGTTCCCAAGGGCGTCACCCTCGAGATCGTCTCCGAGGACTCCTTGTCGGCAGGCCCCGACAACCTGGTCTTCCGGGCGGCCGAGGCCTTCATCAAGGCCTTCCGCGTGGACGGCGGGGCGCGCCTGCGGCTGACCAAGCGCATCCCCATGGGCGCCGGCCTCGGAGGGGGCTCCTCGGACGCGGCCGGGACCCTCCTGGGCTTGGCCAAGATCTTCGACCTGCGGCTCGACGCCAGGCGCAAGGCCGTCCTCCGCCGTTTGGCCGCGGGCCTGGGCGCGGACGTGCCCTTCTTCCTGCACCCGGCGCCCTTCTGCCTGGGCCAGGGCATCGGGGACCGGCTCAAGCCTGTGCGCATCGCCAAGTCCCTCCCCTATATGGTCCTCGTCTACCCGGGTCTTCACGTCTCCACGGTGGCGGCCTATAAGGCTCTTCCGATGCCGCCACCGCCCCGGTCCGTCGTGTTGACACGGCTTTCCCAGCTTGATAGACTGATACGCAGTCTGCAGCGCGGCCGTCCCGTCGAGGAATGGGAGGGCCTGATGTTCAATAGATTGGAGAGCGCGGAGCTTCCCGTCTTGGCGCAGGTCGAGGCGGCCCGGCGGGTGCTTCTGCAACTGGGAGTCAGAGGGGCGCGCATGTCGGGTTCGGGTTCGTCGGTCTTCGGGTTCGTCGCTTCGCATTCGGAAGGGGAGGCTGCCCTGGAGCGGTTGCGGGGCTATCCCTGGAAGGGTTTCCTGACCAGCTGCGCCGGTTGA
- the glmU gene encoding bifunctional UDP-N-acetylglucosamine diphosphorylase/glucosamine-1-phosphate N-acetyltransferase GlmU, producing the protein MNGQRKGGKSLGVLILAAGQGTRMESSLPKVLHGVGGKPMIFYILRLANALKPAAIGIVVGHEADKVKAAVAELVKDSAISRPIVFITQKEMLGSGNAVLESVPFLRKFKTAVVLCGDTPLLTYESIYGLTTSHEEQKGQATLLTAKLSNPKGYGRIVRSPMGEVLRIVEDAVATPKELGINEVNSGAYCFEVEPLTQGLKELGPKGPKREQFLTDIMELVRSKGGKINAYLSGNPEEILGVNSRVQLAASERVINRRMLDRLMLSGVTVCDPASTHIDADVEVGQDTVVEPFTILRGKTKIGKQCRIGPFCYLQDAQIGNECEVRLSHLVGCRVLEKCTIGPFSNIRPDSVLGPRAKVGNFSEIKNSHVGFGSKVPHLSYIGDADIMEDVNVGAGTITCNYDGKTKHRTVIGAKAFIGSNVNLVAPVKVGRGAKIGAGSTITEDVPDGILAIARARQVNKT; encoded by the coding sequence GTGAATGGACAACGGAAGGGCGGCAAGTCTCTGGGCGTGCTGATCCTGGCCGCGGGCCAAGGGACGCGCATGGAGTCGTCGCTGCCCAAGGTCCTGCACGGCGTGGGCGGCAAGCCCATGATCTTCTACATCCTGCGTCTGGCCAACGCGCTCAAGCCCGCGGCCATCGGCATCGTGGTCGGCCATGAGGCCGACAAGGTGAAGGCGGCCGTAGCCGAGCTGGTCAAGGACAGCGCCATCTCCCGCCCCATCGTCTTCATCACCCAGAAGGAGATGCTGGGCTCGGGCAACGCGGTGCTGGAATCGGTCCCGTTCCTCAGAAAGTTCAAGACCGCGGTCGTGCTTTGCGGCGACACGCCGCTGTTGACCTACGAGAGCATCTACGGCCTGACCACGAGCCACGAGGAGCAGAAGGGGCAGGCTACGCTCCTGACGGCCAAGCTGTCCAATCCCAAGGGCTACGGCCGCATCGTGCGCAGTCCCATGGGCGAGGTCCTGCGCATCGTGGAGGACGCGGTGGCCACGCCCAAGGAATTGGGCATCAACGAGGTCAACTCCGGGGCCTACTGCTTCGAGGTGGAGCCTCTGACCCAGGGCCTCAAGGAGCTGGGGCCCAAGGGCCCCAAACGGGAGCAGTTCCTCACCGATATCATGGAGCTGGTGCGCTCCAAGGGCGGCAAGATCAACGCCTATCTCAGCGGCAATCCCGAGGAGATCCTGGGCGTCAACTCCCGGGTCCAGCTCGCGGCCTCCGAGCGGGTCATCAACCGGCGCATGCTCGACCGCCTCATGCTTTCCGGGGTGACGGTCTGCGATCCGGCCTCCACCCACATCGACGCGGACGTGGAGGTCGGCCAGGACACGGTGGTAGAGCCTTTCACCATCCTGCGCGGCAAGACCAAGATCGGCAAGCAGTGCCGCATCGGGCCCTTCTGCTACCTGCAGGACGCCCAGATCGGCAACGAGTGCGAGGTCCGCCTCTCGCACCTGGTGGGGTGCCGGGTCCTCGAAAAATGCACGATCGGCCCGTTCTCCAACATCCGGCCGGACTCGGTCCTCGGGCCGCGGGCCAAGGTCGGGAATTTCTCCGAGATCAAGAACTCGCACGTGGGCTTCGGCTCCAAGGTCCCGCACCTGAGCTACATCGGCGACGCCGACATCATGGAGGACGTCAACGTGGGGGCCGGGACCATCACCTGCAACTACGACGGCAAGACCAAGCACAGGACCGTGATCGGGGCCAAGGCTTTCATCGGCTCCAACGTCAACCTGGTGGCCCCGGTCAAGGTGGGGCGGGGCGCCAAGATCGGGGCCGGCTCCACCATAACGGAGGACGTCCCTGACGGGATCCTGGCCATCGCCCGGGCCCGCCAGGTCAACAAGACATGA
- the spoVG gene encoding septation regulator SpoVG, producing the protein MEITEIRVHLRNEDKLKAFATVTFDNCFVVRSMKIIEGTKGLILCMPSRKMPDGTYKDVAHPINMDFRKRLEDRVMASYREELKRAPSAQPVKAASHEEP; encoded by the coding sequence TTGGAAATAACGGAAATCCGCGTCCATCTACGCAACGAAGACAAGTTGAAGGCCTTCGCCACGGTCACCTTCGACAACTGCTTCGTGGTGCGCAGCATGAAGATCATCGAGGGCACCAAGGGCCTCATCCTCTGCATGCCTTCGCGCAAGATGCCCGACGGCACCTACAAGGACGTCGCCCATCCCATCAACATGGATTTCCGCAAGCGGCTCGAGGATCGGGTCATGGCCTCCTACCGGGAGGAGCTCAAGAGAGCTCCCAGCGCGCAGCCCGTCAAAGCCGCGTCCCACGAAGAGCCGTGA
- a CDS encoding tetratricopeptide repeat protein translates to MKRFCAAVLFGLICGRPGLAAPTADVHKAAQKQFLQGSLLEHRGDYPGALKAFEAALTIDPRSAYICREAAELALEMGDTDKALALAQRLLDISSGTAPSHFIMGRVLWARDAPAEAQAAFEDALKLDPHSSESILALGSLLAQKSPDQARKLLERTIAENPDEASEAHYQLAKLEFDAGRLPASIRQLQAGLALEPDSLPLHYALAQAYETSASTDAALAEYQLILELDPANVPLIDHVGELLAAKGDSAGARSRFEAAHRLQPSDAFSCQWLAVDAEKEGDWARALDDLKTSAALGEDPALNLRLSYYATQAGRLTDAVRTLEAAHGRWPGNDQIAYFLALGYDDVKESGKSVALLRQVLELKPGWREARFQLGTILEKLNRMAEAEKEFRRLLADQPDDASALNYLGYSLADRGLKLAEAERLIREAVRLAPTNAAYLDSLGWVLHKQGRSTEAVSELRSAAARGPEDSTVWDHLGDASSAAGEPDSAWLAWKRAEALAEGPSAAGRKAASLQRRFSPEDLGELYLEDLAAVHGRAVKLSAVCRVEAEALGRRFAYDGMLTFRGPKELSLDLLGPLFTPLFRVRLGPEGFSMDAIRVEGVDPDLIRQAVDQVFAALREYLSGDLFIVRPARYEKRWWRRGWLKAADRRLDLDAKGMRLAALTPPAGQAAVGFGDFAKVAGHLVPRTISVAGLGYALTIKLDQPKIEFLPEPGTQKR, encoded by the coding sequence TTGAAACGATTCTGCGCCGCCGTCTTGTTCGGCCTGATCTGCGGCCGGCCGGGCCTGGCCGCTCCTACGGCTGACGTTCATAAGGCGGCCCAGAAGCAATTCCTGCAAGGGTCGCTGCTCGAGCATCGGGGCGACTACCCCGGCGCGCTCAAGGCCTTCGAGGCCGCCCTCACCATCGACCCCCGCTCCGCCTACATCTGCCGCGAGGCCGCCGAACTCGCCCTCGAGATGGGAGACACGGACAAAGCCCTGGCCCTGGCCCAGCGCTTGCTCGATATCAGCTCCGGCACCGCCCCCTCCCATTTCATCATGGGGCGCGTGCTCTGGGCTCGGGACGCCCCGGCCGAGGCCCAGGCCGCTTTCGAGGACGCCCTGAAGCTCGACCCGCATTCCTCCGAATCCATCCTCGCGCTGGGCAGCCTCCTGGCGCAGAAGTCCCCGGACCAGGCGCGCAAGCTCCTGGAGCGCACCATCGCGGAGAACCCAGACGAAGCCAGCGAGGCCCATTACCAGCTCGCCAAGCTGGAGTTCGACGCGGGCCGCCTGCCCGCCTCCATCAGACAGCTGCAGGCCGGCCTGGCCCTGGAGCCCGACTCCTTGCCCCTGCACTACGCCTTGGCCCAGGCCTACGAGACTTCCGCCTCCACCGACGCCGCTTTGGCCGAGTATCAGCTGATCCTCGAGCTCGACCCGGCCAATGTCCCGCTCATCGACCATGTCGGCGAGCTCTTGGCCGCCAAGGGCGACAGCGCAGGCGCGCGCTCCCGCTTCGAGGCCGCGCATCGCCTGCAGCCCTCGGATGCCTTCTCGTGCCAGTGGCTGGCCGTCGACGCGGAGAAGGAGGGGGACTGGGCTCGCGCGCTGGACGACCTGAAGACCAGCGCGGCGCTCGGCGAGGACCCGGCCCTCAACCTGCGCCTGAGCTACTACGCCACGCAGGCAGGCCGGCTGACCGACGCGGTGCGCACATTGGAGGCCGCCCACGGGCGCTGGCCCGGCAACGACCAGATCGCCTACTTCCTGGCCTTGGGCTACGACGACGTCAAAGAGAGCGGGAAGTCGGTCGCGCTCCTGCGCCAAGTCCTGGAGCTCAAGCCCGGCTGGCGCGAGGCCCGCTTCCAGCTCGGCACCATTCTGGAGAAGCTCAACCGCATGGCTGAGGCGGAGAAGGAGTTCCGGCGGCTGCTGGCGGACCAGCCCGATGACGCCTCGGCCCTCAACTACCTGGGCTATTCCTTGGCCGACCGCGGCCTCAAGCTGGCTGAAGCCGAGCGGCTCATCCGCGAGGCCGTGCGCCTGGCCCCGACCAACGCCGCCTACCTCGATTCGCTGGGCTGGGTCCTGCACAAGCAGGGCCGTTCCACCGAAGCCGTCTCCGAGCTCCGCTCGGCCGCGGCGCGCGGCCCTGAGGACTCCACGGTGTGGGACCATCTGGGAGACGCCTCATCCGCCGCCGGCGAGCCGGATTCGGCTTGGCTGGCGTGGAAGCGCGCCGAGGCTTTGGCCGAAGGCCCCAGCGCCGCCGGCCGCAAAGCGGCTTCTTTGCAGAGGCGCTTCTCGCCCGAGGACCTCGGAGAGCTCTACCTCGAGGACCTCGCGGCCGTGCACGGCCGCGCCGTCAAGCTCAGCGCCGTCTGCCGGGTGGAGGCCGAGGCCCTGGGCCGCCGCTTCGCCTACGACGGCATGCTCACCTTCCGGGGGCCCAAAGAGCTCTCTTTGGACCTGCTGGGGCCGCTGTTCACCCCGCTGTTCCGGGTCCGCCTGGGGCCCGAGGGCTTCTCCATGGACGCCATCCGCGTCGAAGGCGTGGACCCCGACCTCATCCGGCAGGCCGTCGATCAGGTCTTCGCCGCCTTGCGCGAATACCTCTCGGGCGACCTCTTCATTGTGAGGCCGGCGCGCTACGAGAAGCGCTGGTGGCGCCGGGGCTGGCTGAAGGCCGCGGACCGCCGCCTGGACCTCGACGCGAAGGGCATGCGCCTGGCGGCGCTGACGCCGCCCGCCGGGCAGGCGGCGGTGGGCTTCGGCGATTTCGCCAAGGTCGCCGGCCATCTGGTCCCCAGGACGATATCCGTGGCCGGGCTCGGCTATGCCCTGACCATCAAATTGGACCAGCCCAAGATCGAATTCCTGCCAGAGCCCGGGACTCAGAAGAGATGA
- the rimI gene encoding ribosomal protein S18-alanine N-acetyltransferase has translation MNSSTRPAQPADLDAVCAIAQSTPFSARWSRAQYEEELGSGRGLFAVVADAEARGYLVLRKVPPEAQLVDIAVRPQDQGRGLGRALLACAAQTARAWGCARITLEVSAANETALRLYRRAGFQVVGRRPKFYNDRSDAILMDLILA, from the coding sequence ATGAACTCAAGCACAAGGCCGGCGCAGCCGGCTGACCTCGACGCCGTCTGCGCCATCGCGCAGAGCACCCCATTCTCCGCCCGCTGGAGCCGGGCGCAGTATGAGGAGGAGCTCGGCTCCGGCCGCGGCCTCTTCGCCGTCGTCGCTGATGCCGAGGCCCGGGGCTATCTCGTGCTGCGCAAAGTCCCGCCCGAGGCACAGCTCGTCGACATCGCGGTGCGGCCGCAAGACCAGGGCCGCGGCCTCGGCCGGGCCTTGCTCGCCTGCGCCGCCCAGACCGCGCGCGCCTGGGGCTGCGCCAGGATCACCCTCGAAGTCAGCGCCGCCAACGAGACCGCTCTGCGCCTCTACCGCCGGGCCGGCTTCCAAGTTGTTGGCCGCCGCCCGAAGTTCTATAATGACCGCTCCGACGCCATCCTAATGGACCTCATCCTCGCTTGA